CAATACTCCAGCCTTTATAAGCAGCTTCTCTTTGCTGGATGAAATATGCGTTTTCAGCAAATCGGGCAGAGTCCATCACTACGGGAATATCGTATTTCTTCGCCAGTTGATACGTTGCCTTCAGGTTTGCCAGTGAAACCGGCTGCCCCCCCGCAGAGTTACACGTGATCGTAGCGACAATATAAGGAACGTTATTTGGCCCTACTTCCTGGATACCTTCCTCCAGTTTTTCGAGGTCAAAATCCCCCTTAAAATCACAGCGTACCGCTGTATCAAATGCCTCTTTTGTATAAACATTACGAACGGTACAGCCATTAATTTGACTGTGTCCCTGAGTTGTATCGAAGAAGTAGTTTGAGAATACAACCATTTTACTTCTGTCCAACCCTTTTTCCTGCTCACGTTTACGGATCAGCACAGGGATATAAATCTGCTCGGCACCTCGTCCCTGGTGAGTTGGGATAGTGTACTGATATCCAAAAATATTTTTAACTGCATCAGCAAGTGCATAGTAGCTACGGCTTCCGCTATATGCTTCATCTCCCCTTAACATTGCTGCTTGCATATTTTGGGTGATAGCGCCAGTACCGCTGTCTGTCAATAAATCAATAAATACATCTTCACTATCAAGCAGGAACGGGTTCATACCAGAATTAATAATCGCATTTTCACGGTGTTCCCGCGTTGTACGTTTTACGGGTTCAATAACACGAATACGGAATGGTTCTGGTAAATGTTTAAAGTTATTCATGGAATATTTCCTGTATTAGATATACACATACCACGCCTGCAGTAACCCATAGACATGAATTACCGAAGCATTTTTAATATCGATGAATAGACCATATAAATATTACCCGCACATCCCCATAACCGTAGACCTACGCCTGTATTTACGCGTAAGAAAGGTATAGTAAGATTGTACAGTCAATAAATTATGGATTATTCAGGACATACAAAAAGTACAGGGATTTAACCTATTCCTGTGCAAATTGTACGAAAAGGAAAGGAGAAAAAATTATGGGCGATGATTGACAATCATCGTATCGATGTTGAACCACTTAGAGGTCAGATATGTATTAAATAAGCTAATCATTAGATGTCAACTCTTATTAAACATGGTGCCATCATTATAGTCTGGCGATCTTTTGTCTATTAGCAGTTAAAGTTATTGTGATTAGAATCACGATAAATTAGTGCTGAACAACCCAGATAATGTAACGTTCAGGGTGAGTTTCTTTGTGGATATAAATCCTGAATCATATCCAACGAACCGTCGTTTTCATGCCGCATCTTTGCCGATTAAAATTTCCTGAATCAGATCACGCTTTTCTTGCCCTCATATATCAATGTCGACTCTACGTGTTATCCTTAATGACGTAAGTTCCCTTCACTTAACCTGAGGCTTTGATACTGGAAATTTTAATCATCTGATCGTCAGCAACCATTTTTCAGGTTGAACTGATTCTCAATGTGCCAAATCGAATGCGGACACTGCTAAGTTTTGCAGGTTCTGCTCATGATGATCAAGCTGGTTTTCCGGTATGAATTTATCTCATCAACGCCTGAACACTCAGTAGCACACCGTAATAATTCACAGAAACGTCATAAGAAGGATTTTATGGATATCAGCACCATTATTTCTACCACAGGTCGCATACAACTCCTCTCTGGCGAGGACAAAATCCCCTGGGACGAACCGGACTTTAGCCAGCGCATGCTGGAAAACCATTTATCCCAGGATCACGACTGGGCCAGTCGGCGACAGAGTGTAATTCGCCAGCAGGTAACCTGGATTTCAAACCAGTTGGCGACGGGAGCACGAGTACTGGACCTGGGTTGCGGTCCAGGCTTGTATACCAACCAATTAGCCAGACTCGGTTTTACTTGCACCGGGGTCGATTTCTCGCCTGCATCAGTCAATTGGGCTATAAAGCAGGCGCATGATGCTGGTTTGCAAATCAACTACGTCCAGCAAGATATTCGTCGTTACGCGCCGGAAGAGTCGTTCGATTTCATTATGATCACATTTGGTGAACTCAATGTTTTCAGTGCCACGGATGCCAGAGCGCTGATCGCAAACTGCGCACGTTGGCTCCAGCCTGGCGGGAAATTGCTGGTTGAAGTGCATACCTTTGCTGAAGTAAAACGCCAGGGGATGGCGCCCCCCGACTGGCAACGTTGCCCACAAGGATTATTTATTGCCAGCCCACATCTTCTTTTAACAGAGCACAACTGGGATGAAGAGACACAAACCAGTTCTACCCGGTTCTGGGCTATTGATGAAAACAGCAATACTACTCGCTTCGGAAGTCAAATGACTGCCTGGCATGATGAAGAATATCTCCGTCTTCTGAGTGACAATGGTTTCACCGTATTACAGTGCCCAGACAGTCGAGCCTGGCCTGTTAGTGAAACATTTGAGGGTAAACTTTACGCTTTGCTGGCAGAAAAAAAATAACCCCCATAACGCCATGATAAAAAAGCGCACTTTTGTTTCAGGTGCGCTTATTTCATTAGTAGCGTGAATGATCACTTTCTCCCAGATAGTTTCCCGCAACATGTGAACAAATTTACGTCATCAGTATTTGCACTGGGATCCAGATCCAATACCAACCGAGTAAAGCAGACGGACTTCAAAGTCATACGACTTAGCTCACAAAATGAATGGCATACTGGTAAATTTCTACCGGGAACGCTGGGTAAGTGATAACGTATTTGACGGTCAGTTTGTTCAAGATATATCGAGAAGATATGGCAGATAGTTTTCAGAAAGGTATATCAATTGAAAAGCTGAAGAAGGGAATTTTGGATAGAAACCATCAAAAACAGTTAAATACTGGTAATAGTGGCGGAGAGAGGGGGATTTGAACCCCCGGTGGAGTTGCCCCCACTCCGGTTTTCGAGACCGGTCCATTCAGCCGCTCTGGCATCTCTCCGTTTTAGCGGTTGCCATGATGCCAGGTAATTTGGCATTTTAACAGACCCCGTTCCGTCAATTTCGTTCAAGTGACGAGTTTGCGAGCAAAACGATGATTAAGTGGCCCTGGAAAGAACAAGAAACAGCCCGGAATGACGACTGGCCGTGGGATGACGCCATGGCTATTCCTCTTTTGGTGAATCTCACCGAGCAAGAACAAGCCAGACTTATCGCCCTGGCCGAGCGCTTTTTACAGCAAAAAAGATTGGTAGCGCTTCAGGGGTTTGAACTGGATCCGTTGAAAAGTACGCGCATTGCGCTGCTTTTCTGTTTGCCAGTTCTTGAATTGGGAATCGAGTGGCTCGATGGGTTTCATGAAGTTCTCATCTACCCTGCTCCGTTTGTCGTAGACGATGAGTGGGAAGACGATATTGGGCTGGTGCATAATCAACGCGTAGTACAGTCCGGGCAGAGCTGGCAGCAAGGTCCGATAATCCTCAACTGGCTCGACATTCAAGATTCTTTTGATGCCTCCGGCTTTAATCTGATCATTCATGAAGTGGCGCATAAGCTCGATATGCGTAATGGCGACCGCGCCAGTGGTATTCCGGCGATCCCTCTGCGAGATATTGCCAGTTGGGAGCACGACCTGCATGCCGCAATGAATAACATTCAGGATGAAATTGATCTGGTCGGTGAAACCGCGTGCAGTATAGATGCCTACGCAGCGACCGATCCGGCCGAATGCTTTGCCGTTCTATCGGAGTATTTCTTCAGTGCCCCTGAATTATTTGCGCCACGTTTTCCGGCCTTATGGCAACGTTTCATTCAGTTTTACCGCCAGAACCCCATGGAGCGGTTACGCGATACCCGCTAAGGTAGCCATTATCGCTCACCAAATGTGCATTAACGCTGAATTTGAAGATTAATTAACCAATTGAAATGACGTGCTAATTTTACTGTTGACACCTCATGGCGAGGTCAGTAATATGCGCCTCGTTCACACGATTCCTCTGTAGTTCAGTCGGTAGAACGGCGGACTGTTAATCCGTATGTCACTGGTTCGAGTCCAGTCAGAGGAGCCATATTTAAGAAGCCTGCTTAGGAAACTAAGCAGGCTTTTTGCTTTTTTATTCCCGTCGAATAGTATCTTCTGTAAATCCCCTCCCTGCCATAACGCCCCATTCCATGCCGCATCACATCGTTGATTAAAGTTATGTAAATGTAAATCGTTTACACTTTGCAATTATTGTAAGTGTTAGTGATTATCATTTATTGTACGCGAGCCAAAAGAACGAGCCTTGCTCGGTTCACTGTACGTTCCAATTACTCTGGGATAAAAACGATGAATGCTCTGCCTCGCACCGGATTGCGCCGTATCACGCTTGCCTCTGCCCTGGTCTTCTCTGTTAGCCTGCCGGCTTTCGCTCAGGAAACGTTAACGCTTTATACCACCCGTGAACCGGGCCTGATCCAGCCTTTACTTGACAGCTGGACTAAAACCAGCGGTATCAAAGTGAGTACGGTCTATATTAAGGACGGCATGCTTGAGCGTGTGAAGGCAGAAGGAAAAAACTCCCCTGCCGACCTGCTGATGACCGTCGATGCCGGTAATCTCATCGATTTAGTGGAAGCGGGTGTTACCCAGCCTGTAGAGTCAGAAGCACTGAAAGCCGCCATTCCGGCGAATCTGCGTGGTGCGGATAATCAGTGGTTTGCGCTTTCGATGCGTGCCCGCGTGCTGTATGCCGAGAAATCACTGACAATCGATAACTGGCATTACGAACAGCTCGCCAGCCCTGAATACAAAGGTAAAGTTTGTATTCGTTCAGGTCAGCACCCGTACAATACGGCGCTGATCGCCGCGATGATTGCCCATCATGGTGAAGCTAAAACCGAAGAATGGCTGCGCGGCGTGAAGGCTAATCTGGCGCGTAAAGCCACCGGCGGCGACCGCGATGTTGCCCGCGATATCCTCGGTGGAATTTGTGATATTGGTCTGGCTAACTCCTATTACGTCGGCCATATGAAAAACGCCAAAGAAGGCAGCGATGCGCGTCAGTGGGGCGATGCCATTAAAGTCGTCAAACCCACCTTTGAAAATGGTGGTACGCACGTCAACATCAGCGGTGCTGCCGTTGCCCGCTATGCGCCGAATAAAACCGATGCCGTTAAGCTGATGGAATATCTGGTTTCCGCGCCTGCCCAGCAGCAGTACGCGAAAGCGAACTTCGAATATCCGGTACTGAAAGGCGTAACGCTTGACCCGGTAATCAGCGCCACAATCGGTGAAATCGACGTCGATAAAACGCCGCTAACCGAAATCGTGAAGTATCGTAAACAAGCTAGTCTGCTGGTAGATAAAGTTGGATTCGATCAATAAACCTCTGCAGTTTCCGACGTTACGCGGCCTGGTTTCCGGGCCGCAGTCATTATTAACGCCGTTGCATATTGGCGCGCTGTGCGTCGCACTTGGCGTGCTGACCCCCGTCGTTGCGCTGATCTGGCAAGCCACCCAAGCCGATTTATCCCACTGGGATAATCTCATGACATATGTACTGCCTTCAGCGCTAAAAAACACCGCGCTGTTGCTCGCTGGTGTCGCGGTAATGGTAGGCGTCATTGGCGTAGGCAGCGCATGGGCGGTAACGGCGTGGGATTTCCCTGGGCGAAAAATTCTCAGTTGGGCGCTGCTGTTGCCGCTGGCGATGCCGACCTATATCGTCGCCTTTGCGTGGCTCGATCTGCTGCATCCGATTGGTCCCCTGCAAACCTTTATCCGTTTCTTACTCGGCTTTGACAGTCCACGGCAGTTCCGCCTGCCGGATTTACGTTCCCTTTCCGGTGCAATAATCCTGCTCGGACTAGTGCTTTACCCTTACGTGTATCTGACAACCCGCGCCATGTTTATCAGCCAGCCGGCTCATTTACTGGAAGCCGCACGCACGCTGGGATGCAGCGCAACCGGAACCTTTTTTCGCGTCGCTCTCCCCATGGCCCGTCCGGCACTGGCCGTTGGGATCAGTCTGGCGCTGCTGGAAACCCTTAACGACATCGGTGCGTCGGAATTCCTTGGAGTTCAAACGTTAACCGTTACCGTGTACACCACGTGGATCTCGCGTTCTGATTTATCTGCCGCGGCGCAAATCGCCTGCATGATGCTGATGTTTATATTTTTTATTCTGACGCTGGAATTTTATGGCCGCAGAAAACAGGGCTTCAGCAGCCGCAGTCTGCGGGAAATTCAACCCACTCGCGTGCTGGGCTGGCGTGGCTGGTTGCTCGGTGGCGTTATTTCACTGCCGGTTGTACTGGGTTTTCTGGCCCCGGTGCTGTTTTTAATTTGGGAAAGCGCCAAACGCATAGGCGACGAGAATCCAATATCTACCTCGTTGCTGTCAGCATTACAAAATACGCTATCACTGGCAGCGGGAACCACGCTGGTGGTGGTTTGCGTCAGTATGCTGGTGGCCTGGAGCGCACGTCATAGCGCCGCAGACAACGCGATGCCGGGATTTCGTCGCAGTGTAATGCGTCTGGCTTCGTTAGGCTACGCGGTTCCCGGCACCATTCTGGCGATTGGTTTTTTAACCCCCGCCATGGCGGTTGACCGCTGGCTGGCCGATTTACTGGATGTTCGCGGTCTGCCGCTGATGTCTGCCGGGATCCTGCTGGTAATTTGCTGTGCCATGCGTTTCCAGGCGATTGCTATCGGCGCGCTGGATTCCGGTCTGGGGCGCATCCCGCCGTCGCTGGAACAGGCGTCCCGTCTGTTGGGTGAGAATGGTGCGGGAACATTTGCACGGGTTCATTTCCCGTTGCTGCGTCCGGCGTTAGTGAGTAGCGCCCTGCTGGTTTTTGCCGATGCCATGAAAGAACTACCAACCACACTGCTTTTGCGCCCGGTAAACTTCGAAACGCTCGCAACGTTGCTGTATGCGGAAGCCGCCCGTGGAACCTATGAAGAAGGCGCTATCGCCGCGCTAATGATTGTTTTAGCGGGCACGCTACCGGTTATTTTGTTGGTGCGTCACCAGATGACACGCCGTGGTTAAGAGAGCAACAATGTCAGAAATTGCATTACGACTCCAGGATGTGCACGTTGCCTACGGTAACAGCCAGCAATCGGTACTGAGCGGATTTTCCATGTCGGTACGTAAAGGAGAAATCGCCTGTCTGCTGGGCGCTTCAGGCTGTGGAAAAACCACGGTGCTACGCGCAGTTGCCGGATTTGAACGGCTGCGAAGCGGAGAGATCTATGTGTCACAGCGCCGCGTTGCCGGTTCTGGCGTTCATCTGCCGCCGGAAAAACGGCATGTCGGCATGGTCTTTCAGGAATATGCGCTATTTCCCCACCTGACTGCGCAACAAAACGTGGCCTTTGGATTACGACGAATGCCGCGCGAGGAGCAACAAGTCCGGGTGGCGGAGCTGTTAAAAATGGTGGAGTTACACGGCCATGCCGGTCGTTATCCGCATGAACTTT
The Citrobacter arsenatis DNA segment above includes these coding regions:
- the tnaC gene encoding tryptophanase leader peptide, translating into MISLFNTYLTSKWFNIDTMIVNHRP
- a CDS encoding ABC transporter ATP-binding protein, whose translation is MSEIALRLQDVHVAYGNSQQSVLSGFSMSVRKGEIACLLGASGCGKTTVLRAVAGFERLRSGEIYVSQRRVAGSGVHLPPEKRHVGMVFQEYALFPHLTAQQNVAFGLRRMPREEQQVRVAELLKMVELHGHAGRYPHELSGGQQQRIALARALAPHPEILLLDEPFSSLDKRTRERLGNEVRDILRAAGQTALLVTHSEHEAQLMADHIGVVKMGQYQLKTATHPD
- the mtfA gene encoding DgsA anti-repressor MtfA, whose translation is MIKWPWKEQETARNDDWPWDDAMAIPLLVNLTEQEQARLIALAERFLQQKRLVALQGFELDPLKSTRIALLFCLPVLELGIEWLDGFHEVLIYPAPFVVDDEWEDDIGLVHNQRVVQSGQSWQQGPIILNWLDIQDSFDASGFNLIIHEVAHKLDMRNGDRASGIPAIPLRDIASWEHDLHAAMNNIQDEIDLVGETACSIDAYAATDPAECFAVLSEYFFSAPELFAPRFPALWQRFIQFYRQNPMERLRDTR
- the tnaA gene encoding tryptophanase codes for the protein MNNFKHLPEPFRIRVIEPVKRTTREHRENAIINSGMNPFLLDSEDVFIDLLTDSGTGAITQNMQAAMLRGDEAYSGSRSYYALADAVKNIFGYQYTIPTHQGRGAEQIYIPVLIRKREQEKGLDRSKMVVFSNYFFDTTQGHSQINGCTVRNVYTKEAFDTAVRCDFKGDFDLEKLEEGIQEVGPNNVPYIVATITCNSAGGQPVSLANLKATYQLAKKYDIPVVMDSARFAENAYFIQQREAAYKGWSIEEITRETYKYADMLAMSAKKDAMVQMGGLLCIKDDSYFDVYTECRTLCVVQEGFPTYGGLEGGAMERLAVGLTDGMNQDWLAYRIAQIQYLVDGLEAIGVTCQQAGGHAAFVDAGKLLPHIPAEQFPAQALACELYKVAGIRAVEIGSFLLGRDPKTGIQLPCPAELLRLTIPRATYTQSHMDFIIEAFSHVKENAPNIKGLTFTYEPKVLRHFTARLKEI
- a CDS encoding extracellular solute-binding protein, with the protein product MNALPRTGLRRITLASALVFSVSLPAFAQETLTLYTTREPGLIQPLLDSWTKTSGIKVSTVYIKDGMLERVKAEGKNSPADLLMTVDAGNLIDLVEAGVTQPVESEALKAAIPANLRGADNQWFALSMRARVLYAEKSLTIDNWHYEQLASPEYKGKVCIRSGQHPYNTALIAAMIAHHGEAKTEEWLRGVKANLARKATGGDRDVARDILGGICDIGLANSYYVGHMKNAKEGSDARQWGDAIKVVKPTFENGGTHVNISGAAVARYAPNKTDAVKLMEYLVSAPAQQQYAKANFEYPVLKGVTLDPVISATIGEIDVDKTPLTEIVKYRKQASLLVDKVGFDQ
- a CDS encoding ABC transporter permease, giving the protein MDSINKPLQFPTLRGLVSGPQSLLTPLHIGALCVALGVLTPVVALIWQATQADLSHWDNLMTYVLPSALKNTALLLAGVAVMVGVIGVGSAWAVTAWDFPGRKILSWALLLPLAMPTYIVAFAWLDLLHPIGPLQTFIRFLLGFDSPRQFRLPDLRSLSGAIILLGLVLYPYVYLTTRAMFISQPAHLLEAARTLGCSATGTFFRVALPMARPALAVGISLALLETLNDIGASEFLGVQTLTVTVYTTWISRSDLSAAAQIACMMLMFIFFILTLEFYGRRKQGFSSRSLREIQPTRVLGWRGWLLGGVISLPVVLGFLAPVLFLIWESAKRIGDENPISTSLLSALQNTLSLAAGTTLVVVCVSMLVAWSARHSAADNAMPGFRRSVMRLASLGYAVPGTILAIGFLTPAMAVDRWLADLLDVRGLPLMSAGILLVICCAMRFQAIAIGALDSGLGRIPPSLEQASRLLGENGAGTFARVHFPLLRPALVSSALLVFADAMKELPTTLLLRPVNFETLATLLYAEAARGTYEEGAIAALMIVLAGTLPVILLVRHQMTRRG